AAGGCCGCGTCGCGGTGTTCGGCGAAGCCGGCATGTTCACCGCGCAGCTGGCCGGCCCGCAGGCGCGGCCTTTCGGCATGAACGCGCCGGACGCCGACCAGAACGCGCAGTTCCTTCTCAACGTCGCGCACTGGCTGGCGCGCACGCCGGGCATTGAACCATGATCCTCGAATCCATCAACCGCTCCCTTTTCCTGAGCTGGAACGCCGATCCCTCGGCTGCGGCGTGGAAGCTGAAATTCGCCGAGGCCGTGGCGAACGACCTGATTTTCGTCATCCCGCTGATCCTGGTGGCGCTGTGGTGCTGGGGCGGCAGGCAGCAGCGCGACACCGCCCTGAAGATTTGCGCGGTGGCGCTGATTGCGCTGGGCGTCAACCAGCTGCTCGCGCTGGCGTTTCCGCATCCGCGGCCCTTCGCCATCGGCCTGGGACACACCTTCATCCCCCATGCGGACGACTCGTCCTTCCCGAGCGACCATGCGACCGTGTTCGCGGCGATGGGCGTCACACTGCTGTTCGCGTCCGTCCGCTCGGCGCTCGGCTGGACCGTGCTGTTCCTGGGATCGTGGGTGGCCTGGGCGCGCATCTACCTCGGCGTGCACTACCCTCTCGATATGGTCGGCGCAGTTGCCGTCGTCGCGGCGGTGTGCGCGCTGATCGGGCCCGTTTGGATTCTCTTTGGGCCGCGCGTGCTCGAAGGCGTGGAAAAGCTGTACCGGCTGGTGCTGTCAAATCCCATCCAGCGTGGCTGGATTCGTCGCTGATTTCTCTCGATTGGTAATCGCAAATATGAAAATGCGCGCTCTCTCCACACTGGCGTTGTTCGTTCTTGCCTGGACTGCCGGGCCGGTGCTGGCCGCAGACCCTCTTCCCCCGATGCCGTGGATGCCGAAGGGTTTTTCCGTAAAATCGATCGACGAACAGAATTTGCCGGAGTCGATGAAGGAGAAGATACGGGCCAAGGTTCGATACATGAACGAGCACAAGGTGATCCCGGCCAGCGAACATGAAGTCGCTGACTTTGCCGTGATCGAAGCCGAGCACCGCGCGCGCAACAAAGCGCACCCCTCGACGACCTTTACGCCATCGAATCTCGATGCAACAACGTTGGGCGGGCAGCCATTGTTAGGTGCCGTCACACATGGCGTCTACAACAACAATTCCTGGAGCGGGCTCTCGCGCCTATTCAGTCATCCGCAACTCGAACGCGTGCTGCTGGATGAGACGGATCTGGCCACGCCCGGTGGCGGAGCAACATTCACCAAGGAGATGATCAATGCGGACATCAACGGCGCGCCCGGGATGATTTTGAGCCAGCAAGGCAGCGAGAAGAAATCCATCACGCGCCTGATGTGGTACGCCGGCGGCATGCTTTACGAACTGAGCATCCCTCGCGTGGACGATCAGTCCCGCGATGCGCTACTGGACATCGCGCGGCAGCTGCGCCGCTGATTTCAGGCGCCGCAGCTGCGCGGCCTGGTAGGCGCCGAAGGCGTCGTTGAACAGGCAACGGATCAGCGGATCGTCAACCACGTCCGCGTCCGCGATCTCTTCTTCCGTCGTCGCATCGAACGCGGTGTCGTTGATGCGCACGTACATCGACGTCAGCGACTCGCCCAGTGCCAGCGCGGCGTAGATCTTCGCCACCGATACCTCGGTCAGCCAGGTGATGGCCCCATCCTCGACCGGCTCGATGGCGTCGCCCTCCACGCGATAGTCGAAATGCGCCACGGCGCCCGTGTGGTCGTACACCGCCAGCCGCCAGTGCCGCGGCTTCTTGAAGTAGCTGTCCTCCGGCAGTTCCATCGTCCGGTACTTGTCCGGCAGGCCCGTTCGGCAGTAATCCATCACCAATGCCGTTTGCGCATCGGTGAGCGGCTCGAACCGGCGCGCGATGTCGGCAGTCGGCGGCGGCGCGGCGTCGGGCCGGTAGCCGTAATCGACATCCTGGTCGCCCACCGGCAGCACCCAGCTCAATGGCGCCGCGGCGGTCAGCGCATCGGCGGAAAGCACGAACGACACCGATGGATCGAGCCGGACCACCCGCGTCGCCGGCAGCGCGGATTCGACCGCGGCGGTGAACTGGCGATAGCTGATCGGGAACATCGCGTGGTTGTACCAGGACCACGGCTCCTGCACAAACTGGCAGGAGCTCGGCACCACATAGCGCGGCGCCAGCACCCGGAGCTGATCGATCCACTCCTGCGGCACTTCGGGCGCCGAATGGTCGGCGCGCATCGGCGCGATGACCTCGATCTCGCGCATGGTCTGGAACGGCCACAGGACCATGTCCCAGGGCGCTGCGCGCGCCAGCCCGGCGAGCGCCGGCGGCGCAATCCAGGAGTCCACCACGTTGAGCACCTTCACGCCCGCGGCCTCGATTTGGTACATCGAATCGACCTCCGCGTCGAGGGCCTCGCGCGGCGTAACCGTGAATGGCCCGACCGCCACCGCCTCGTCGGTGCGCAGCGGATGCACCTGCTCGAAACCGAGCTCGCGGATCATCGCGAACAGTTCGTCGAACTGGCAGTACAGGTAGATTGGCGTTGCGCGGTCCAGCAGGTCGAGGCTCTCCAGCGAGCAGTGGTCGTCGTGGAAGTGGGAGATGAACACCGCGGCCAGGTCCAGCTTGCGCACCTGCTCCAGGTCGAAGCGCACCTCCGGGAAGGCGTGGCAGTTGCGGCTGAACGGATTTTCGAAGATCGGATCGAACGCGATGCGCGTGCCGCCGCACTCGAACAAATAGCCGGCGTGGAGGATTCTGGAGATGGTCAGGGACATCCTGCCAGTATAGACGGTGCGTCCCTTGGAGCGGTAGCGCACAGATGCAGCCGGGAAAACGGTGGATGCTGTCCTTACAATCCCACATTTAAGGCCGCCGCAATGATCGACCCATCCACGAACAAGACCGATTCCGAAGTCGGCAGGCGCACGCTTCGCATCGAGCTGGCGCCGAAAACCCTCTTCACCATCGTCGCGATGGTGGTGGCGGTGGCCCTGCTCACCCGGCTGGTCCCGGTCATCCTGGTGCTGATCGCGGCGCTGATGCTGGTCGGGACCCTCAATCCCACGGTCGAAGCGCTGGAGCGCCGCAAGATCAACCGCAATGTCGCGATCGGCGTGGTGTTCGCGGCAATGCTGGTCGTCCTCGGCCTGCTGGGAGTGTTCACCGTTCCGGCGCTGGTCGAACAGGTGGCAAGCCTGGTTCAGCAGGAGCCCAAACTGCGCGCGCAACTGGTCAAGTTCCTGTCGTCGTATCCGCTGACCGGATCGCTGGCCGAGAGCCTGCGCAGCCTGAAATATGCGGCGCTGTTCAAATCGTACAGCGCCGAAGCGATGGCGCTGTCGAAAGACCTGTTCGAGATCGTTGCCTACGGCGCCGGCGCGTTCTTCCTCGCGCTGTACATCATGATCGACCGCGACCGCCTGCGCGGCGCGCTGTACGCGGCCATCCCGCGCGCGCACCACATCAAGCTGTCGCGCATCCTGCTCAATTTGGAGACCATCGTCGGCGGCTACGTGCGCGGCCAGGTCATCACCTGCGCGATGATGGCGATCTTCCTGTTCGTCCTGCTGACCGCGTGCGGCGTGCCCAATGCGGTCGCGATCGCGGCGTTCGGCGGCATCGCCGACGTGCTGCCCTTCATCGGCATCTTCCTGACCATGATCCCGGCGGTGCTGGCGGCGCTGGCCACCAGCAGCTTTGCCGCCACCGTGGTGTTTGTCCTGCTGCTCTGCTACGAGGAATTCGAAAGCCGGGTGCTGATCCCGATCGTGTATGGCCGCGCGCTGCGGCTGCCATCGTCCATCGTGCTGTTCGCGCTGATTGCCGGCGGCACGCTATATGGTATCGCGGGCGCGCTGCTGGCATTGCCGGTCGCCGCGACGCTGCTGATGCTGATCGACGAGCTGAAAGTGGAAATGCCGGGCGAGACGGCGCAGGCAAAGGACGACGAGATCGAAGCGGACGACGTGATCGGTGAAGAGGAATATTTGCGGCGCACGGACGGCATGCCGGCGGAAGCTGCCGCCGGCATCGCGCTGGAGATATCGGAAGAGAAAAAGCTTCAGGAAGACGCCGCGCAAAAGGAAGATGGGGTCGGGTCCGCGGGACCAGACCCCGTGCCCGTCAGTTCTTCTTCATCACCAGGGTAAGAATGTCGTAGCTGGCCACCAGCTCGTCATTCTGGTTGGTGACCTGGACGTCCCAAGCCACCACGCCCTGCCCCACGCCGCGCTCGTCGGTGCGGTTGCGGTCCACCTTGCGCTTGCAGGTCAGGCGCGCGCGGATGGTGTCGCCGATCGCCACCGGCGTGATGAAGCGCAGGTTGTCGAGGCCGTAGTTGGCCAGCACCGGACCCGGCGCCGGCGAGACGAACAGGCCGGCCGCCGCCGACAGCACGAAGTAGCCGTGCGCGATGCGCTTGCCGAACTGCGAATCCTTCGCGGCGATCTCGTCGAAGTGCATGTAGAAGAAATCGCCCGAAATGCCGCCGAAGGACACGATGTCCGCTTCGGTCACGGTGCGGCGGTGCGTCAGCAGCGAGTCGCCCATCTTCAGGTCTTCGAAGTATTTGCGGAACGGGTGCAGGTCGCTTTCCTGCACCGCGGCGCCGCGCACATATTCGCCGGTGACCGCTGCCAGCATTGTCGGCGAGCCCTGGAGCGCGGCGCGCTGCAGGAAGTGGCGCACGGCGCGCACGCCGCCCAGCTCTTCGCCGCCGCCCGCGCGACCCGGGCCGCCGTGCTTGAGCTGCGGCAGCGGTGAGCCGTGGCCGGTCGAATCGACCGCCGCCTCGCGGTCCAGCACCAGCACGCGGCCGTGGTACGCGGCCAGGCCCGGCACCGCGCGCGCGGCCACCATCGGATCTTTGGTGCACAGGGTCGACACCAGGCTGCCCTTGCCGCGCTTTGCCAGTTCGATCGCCTCGTCGATGCCGGAATACGTCATCATCGTGCTGACCGGGCCGAACGCCTCGACGTCGTGGACCGCGTCGTTGTCCATCGCGTTCCGGCACAGCAGCAGGGTCGGCGAGAAGAACGCGCCTTCGGATGCGCCTTCGCCGAGGGGCGCGAAGCCGTCGCCGGCGCCGTACACGATCTCGTTGCCCTTGGCGAGCATGGCGACGCGTTCGGCGACGTCGCGCTGTTGGTCTTTCGAGGCCAGCGCGCCCATGCGCACGTTCTCCAGCTTCGGATCGCCGACGACGATCTTCGACAGGCGTTCGCGCAGGCGCTCGGCGACCGCGTCGACCTGAGTTTCCGGCACGATGATGCGGCGGATCGCGGTACATTTCTGGCCGGCCTTGCCGGTCATCTCGCGCGCCACTTCCTTGACGAACAGGTCGAACTCAGCGTCGTCGGGCGTCACGTCCGGGCCGAGGATCGCGCAGTTCAGCGAGTCCGCTTCGGCGGTGAACGGGATCGAGTTGGACAGGATGTTCTTGTTCGAGCGCAGCTTCATCGCGGTGTCGGCCGAACCGGTGAAGGTGACGACGTCGGCGCCGTTCAGGCGATCGAGCAGGTCGCCGGTGCTGCCGATGACCAGCTGGATGGCGCCGTCAGGCAGCAGGCGCGACTCGTGCATCATGCGCACGACCGCCTCGGTCAGGTAGCTGGTGGCGGTGGCTGGCTTGCCGATGCACGGCATCGCGGCCAGGAAGCTGGGCGCGAATTTTTCGAGCAGGCCCCAGATCGGGAAGTTGAAGGCGTTGATGTGCACCGCCAGGCCGCCGCGCGGCACCAGGATGTGGGTGCCGGCGAAGCCGCCGCGCTTGCCCAGCGCCATGGCCGGGCCTTCGTGCAGCACGTTCGACGACGGCAGCTCGCGGCTGCCCATGCTGGCGAACGCGAACAGGGTGCCGATGCCGCCTTCGACGTCCACCCAGCTGTCCGGACGGGTGGCGCCGGTGTGGTTCGAGATCGCGTACAGCTCTTCCTTGCGCTCCATCAGGTACAGCGCCAGGGCCTTGAGCGTTTGCGCGCGTGTCTGGAAGTCCATCTGCATCAGGGCCGGCACGCCGGTGCGGCGGGCGTAGACCACCGCTTCCTCGAAGTCGATCTTCTCGGCGTGGGTGTGGTAAATCAGGCTGCTGTTGATGGCGCTGTGCAGCGGCATGTGCGGCTCGGCGCCGAGCCAGCGGCCACCGATCAGGCTTTGCAGGGTTGATACGTTGCTCATATTCTCTCCGTAGTTTTCTAGATCGTCGTACCTGCGAAGGCAGGTACCTATACTGAATTCGCTTCCACTCTTCTACACGCTCAGCATGGGTACCTGCCTTCGCAGGTACGACACTGAGGTGGTCATCCCCGTTTTATTGGTCTTTGGTCTTATGCATATCGAAGCCGAACTCGATCCGCTTGCGGTCCGGTTCCACTTCGTCCTTCGATTCGACTTCGCGCATGGTCTGCATCGATCTCACCGCGAGTTCGTGGTACTGCTTCGTGCCGAAACTTTTCCACGCGATTTCCTTGTCTTCCAGCTGGCGCACCACCTTGGCGGGCGATCCCATCACCATGCTGCGCGGCGGGATCACCATGCCGGCCTTGATGAAGCTCATCGCGGCGATGATCGAGTCCTCCCCCACCACCGCCTGGTCCATCACAACGGCGTTCATGCCGACCATCGCGTTGCGCTTGATGCGGCAGCCGTGCAGCACGGCGCCGTGCCCGATGTGGCCATCGACTTCCACCACCGTGTCGTCGCCGGGGAAGCCATGCATCACGCAGCAGTCCTGCAGGTTGGCGCCCTCTTCCAGGATCAGCCGGCCGAAGTCGCCGCGCATCGACGCCAGCGGGCCGATGTAGCAGCGCGGGCCGACGATCACGTCGCCGATCAGCACCGCGCTCGGATGCACGTACGCCGACGGGTGGACTACCGGGGTGACGCCGTTGATCTCATATACTTTGACCATAAAATTCTCGATTGGTTTACATGCCGAGGTAGGCGCTTTGCACCTGCTCGTTGTCCAGCAGTTCGGGACCGGGACCGGACAGCACGATGGCGCCGGTCTCGATGACGTAGCCGATGTCCGCGATCGCCAATGCGGCGTGCGCGTTCTGTTCGACCAGGAAGATCGTGATGCCGGCGTCGCGCAGCTCCTCGACGATGCGGAAGATCTCGCGGATCAGCAGCGGCGCCAGGCCCATGCTCGGCTCGTCGAGTAGCAGCAGCTTCGGATGCCCCATCAGCGCGCGCGCCATCGCCAGCATCTGCTGCTGGCCGCCAGACAGCATGCCGGCCGTCAGCGCGCGCTTTTCCTTCAGCACCGGGAACAAGCCGAACACGCGCTCCAGGTCCGCGGCCAGTTCGCCTTTGGGCCGGGTGTAGGCGCCGAGGCGCAGGTTGTCTTCCACCGACATCGGGCCGAACACCTGGCGTCCTTCCGGCACCTGGCAGATCCCCGCGCGCACGCGGGCGTCGGCGCTCATGCGCGTGACGTCGGCGCCTTCGAAGCGGATCGCACCGGCGCTGACCGGCTGCACGCCCGATATCGCGCGCAGCAGCGTGGTCTTGCCGGCGCCGTTGGCGCCGACCAGCGCCACCAGCTGGCCCTGGCGCACTTCGATGTCGATGCCGTGCAGCGCTTCGATCGGGCCGTAGCGGCTGTGCAGCCCCTGTATTTGCAGTACCGGCGTAGCGCCGGAAAAGTCTCGCATGGTCATTCCTTTACGCCGGCGCGCCAAGATAGGCGGCGATGACGTCGGGGTTGGCGCGCACTTCGGCGGCGGTTCCCTCGGCCAGCGTCTTGCCGTAATCGAGGACCAGGATGTGGTCCGACAGGTTCATCACCAGCTTCATGTCGTGCTCCACCAGCAGCACCGTCACGCCAGACTGCGCGACCTTGCGGATCAGGTCCTCGATCTCGCCGGTCTCGGTGTGGTTCAGGCCCGCCGCCGGCTCGTCGAGCAGCAGGATCTTCGGGGCCGCCGCCAGAGCGCGCGCGATTTCGAGGCGCTTGAGCGCGCCGTACGGCATTTGGGTCGCGTCGGCGCCGAGGTATTTGCCCACGCCGACGAATTCCATCAGGCGCGCGGCTTCGTCACGGCACTCGGCGTCTTTGCGGCGCACGGCCGGCAGGCGCAGCATCGACGCGAACAGGTTCTGGTTCAGGCGCAGGTGCGAGCCGACCATGACGTTGTCGATTGCGCTCATGTTCATGCACACCTGGAGGTTCTGGAATGTGCGGCTCAAGCCGCGCCGCGCCAGCGCATCCGGCGCCATGCCGGCGACGTTCTCGCCGTTGAACATGACCTTGCCGGTGGTCGGCGTGTAGATGCCGCTGACCAGGTTGAACAGCGTGGTCTTGCCGGCGCCGTTCGGGCCAATCACGGAGTGGATCGCGCCTTCGCGGACGTTGAAGCTGACGTCCTGCACCGCGTGCACGCCGCCGAAACTCTTGCTGAGGTGTTCGATCGACAGCATCACCCTCTCCTTGCGCGCAGGCGCTGCGCGACGCTTGGCACCAGGCCGCGCGGCAGAAAGATCATGGTCGTCATCAGGATCACGCCGAACACCACCACTTCCCAGCCTTCGAAGGCCTGCAGCAGTTGCGGCAGGATGGTCAACAGGGCGGCGCCGATGATCGAGCCGAACACCGACGCCATGCCGCCCACCACCACCATCGTCACCAGCTCGATGGAATGGAAAAAGCCGGCCATGCCGGGCGTGATGAAGCCGATGTAGTGCGCGCTGATCGAGCCTGCGATGCTGGCGACGACCGCCGACAGCACGAATACGCGCACCTTGAATTTGGTCGTGTCGACACCGGCGACGCGCGCGGCGATTTCGGAGCCGTGGATCGCCTGCAGCGCGCGGCCGACCGGCGAATCGATCAGGTTCAGCGCCAGCCACGTCATCAACAGGAGCAATACCGCGGCCACCGCGTACCAGGCGGTTTCGCCGGCGACGGCGAGGCTGCCCAGCGTGAACGACGACACCGCCATGCCGTCAGGGCCGCCGGTCCACTGCTGCTCGTTGTTGATGACGATGGAGATGATGATGCCCAGGCCCAGCGTCGCCATCGCCAGCGTGTGGCCCTTCAGTTTCAGCACCGGGCGCGCCAGCACCCAGGCGAGCACGCCGGTCGCGACGGCGCCGGCGGCCAGCGCGGCCAGCGGCGGCCAGTTGAAGTGCGTCGTCAGGCCGGCCGAAGCGTAGGCGCCAAGGCCATAGAAGCCGGCGTGGCCAAGGCTGATCTGGCCGGTATAGCCCATCAGAAGATTCAGCGCGATGACCACGATGGCGTTGAGCGCGATACGGATCGCCACGTCCACATAAAAGCTGTTCGGCAGCACCAGCGGCAGCGCCGCCAGCACCACCGCCAGGATCAGCAGCCCGCTGTACCGGGATTGAAGCAGCTTCATACGCGCTCCGAGATCCTGGCGCCGAACAGGCCGCGCGGCATGAAGAACAGGATCAGCAGGATCAGCACGAACGGCACCGCGTCCTTGTACGAGGACGAGATGTACCCGGCCGTCATCGCCTCCGCGATGCCGAGAATCAGGCCGCCGGCAACCGCGCCGACGCCGCCGCCAAGTCCACCCAGCACCGCGGCGACGAAGCCCTTCAGCCCCAGCATGATGCCGGCGTCGTACGAGGTGTAGGTGATCGGCGCGACCAGGATGCCGCCCAGCGCGCCGAGCAGCGCCGACAGGCCGAAGGACATGAGCAGCACGCGGCGCGTGTTGATGCCGACCAGCTGCGCCGCCAGCTTGTTGTGCGAGGTCGCCAGCATGGCCTTGCCGAGCAGGGTGCGGCCGAAGAACCAGGCCAGCGCGCCGACGATGGCGAG
This window of the Massilia sp. R2A-15 genome carries:
- a CDS encoding phosphatase PAP2 family protein, with amino-acid sequence MILESINRSLFLSWNADPSAAAWKLKFAEAVANDLIFVIPLILVALWCWGGRQQRDTALKICAVALIALGVNQLLALAFPHPRPFAIGLGHTFIPHADDSSFPSDHATVFAAMGVTLLFASVRSALGWTVLFLGSWVAWARIYLGVHYPLDMVGAVAVVAAVCALIGPVWILFGPRVLEGVEKLYRLVLSNPIQRGWIRR
- a CDS encoding MBL fold metallo-hydrolase codes for the protein MSLTISRILHAGYLFECGGTRIAFDPIFENPFSRNCHAFPEVRFDLEQVRKLDLAAVFISHFHDDHCSLESLDLLDRATPIYLYCQFDELFAMIRELGFEQVHPLRTDEAVAVGPFTVTPREALDAEVDSMYQIEAAGVKVLNVVDSWIAPPALAGLARAAPWDMVLWPFQTMREIEVIAPMRADHSAPEVPQEWIDQLRVLAPRYVVPSSCQFVQEPWSWYNHAMFPISYRQFTAAVESALPATRVVRLDPSVSFVLSADALTAAAPLSWVLPVGDQDVDYGYRPDAAPPPTADIARRFEPLTDAQTALVMDYCRTGLPDKYRTMELPEDSYFKKPRHWRLAVYDHTGAVAHFDYRVEGDAIEPVEDGAITWLTEVSVAKIYAALALGESLTSMYVRINDTAFDATTEEEIADADVVDDPLIRCLFNDAFGAYQAAQLRRLKSAAQLPRDVQ
- a CDS encoding AI-2E family transporter; protein product: MIDPSTNKTDSEVGRRTLRIELAPKTLFTIVAMVVAVALLTRLVPVILVLIAALMLVGTLNPTVEALERRKINRNVAIGVVFAAMLVVLGLLGVFTVPALVEQVASLVQQEPKLRAQLVKFLSSYPLTGSLAESLRSLKYAALFKSYSAEAMALSKDLFEIVAYGAGAFFLALYIMIDRDRLRGALYAAIPRAHHIKLSRILLNLETIVGGYVRGQVITCAMMAIFLFVLLTACGVPNAVAIAAFGGIADVLPFIGIFLTMIPAVLAALATSSFAATVVFVLLLCYEEFESRVLIPIVYGRALRLPSSIVLFALIAGGTLYGIAGALLALPVAATLLMLIDELKVEMPGETAQAKDDEIEADDVIGEEEYLRRTDGMPAEAAAGIALEISEEKKLQEDAAQKEDGVGSAGPDPVPVSSSSSPG
- the paaZ gene encoding phenylacetic acid degradation bifunctional protein PaaZ; protein product: MSNVSTLQSLIGGRWLGAEPHMPLHSAINSSLIYHTHAEKIDFEEAVVYARRTGVPALMQMDFQTRAQTLKALALYLMERKEELYAISNHTGATRPDSWVDVEGGIGTLFAFASMGSRELPSSNVLHEGPAMALGKRGGFAGTHILVPRGGLAVHINAFNFPIWGLLEKFAPSFLAAMPCIGKPATATSYLTEAVVRMMHESRLLPDGAIQLVIGSTGDLLDRLNGADVVTFTGSADTAMKLRSNKNILSNSIPFTAEADSLNCAILGPDVTPDDAEFDLFVKEVAREMTGKAGQKCTAIRRIIVPETQVDAVAERLRERLSKIVVGDPKLENVRMGALASKDQQRDVAERVAMLAKGNEIVYGAGDGFAPLGEGASEGAFFSPTLLLCRNAMDNDAVHDVEAFGPVSTMMTYSGIDEAIELAKRGKGSLVSTLCTKDPMVAARAVPGLAAYHGRVLVLDREAAVDSTGHGSPLPQLKHGGPGRAGGGEELGGVRAVRHFLQRAALQGSPTMLAAVTGEYVRGAAVQESDLHPFRKYFEDLKMGDSLLTHRRTVTEADIVSFGGISGDFFYMHFDEIAAKDSQFGKRIAHGYFVLSAAAGLFVSPAPGPVLANYGLDNLRFITPVAIGDTIRARLTCKRKVDRNRTDERGVGQGVVAWDVQVTNQNDELVASYDILTLVMKKN
- the paaY gene encoding phenylacetic acid degradation protein PaaY, which produces MVKVYEINGVTPVVHPSAYVHPSAVLIGDVIVGPRCYIGPLASMRGDFGRLILEEGANLQDCCVMHGFPGDDTVVEVDGHIGHGAVLHGCRIKRNAMVGMNAVVMDQAVVGEDSIIAAMSFIKAGMVIPPRSMVMGSPAKVVRQLEDKEIAWKSFGTKQYHELAVRSMQTMREVESKDEVEPDRKRIEFGFDMHKTKDQ
- a CDS encoding ABC transporter ATP-binding protein, translating into MRDFSGATPVLQIQGLHSRYGPIEALHGIDIEVRQGQLVALVGANGAGKTTLLRAISGVQPVSAGAIRFEGADVTRMSADARVRAGICQVPEGRQVFGPMSVEDNLRLGAYTRPKGELAADLERVFGLFPVLKEKRALTAGMLSGGQQQMLAMARALMGHPKLLLLDEPSMGLAPLLIREIFRIVEELRDAGITIFLVEQNAHAALAIADIGYVIETGAIVLSGPGPELLDNEQVQSAYLGM
- a CDS encoding ABC transporter ATP-binding protein; amino-acid sequence: MLSIEHLSKSFGGVHAVQDVSFNVREGAIHSVIGPNGAGKTTLFNLVSGIYTPTTGKVMFNGENVAGMAPDALARRGLSRTFQNLQVCMNMSAIDNVMVGSHLRLNQNLFASMLRLPAVRRKDAECRDEAARLMEFVGVGKYLGADATQMPYGALKRLEIARALAAAPKILLLDEPAAGLNHTETGEIEDLIRKVAQSGVTVLLVEHDMKLVMNLSDHILVLDYGKTLAEGTAAEVRANPDVIAAYLGAPA
- a CDS encoding branched-chain amino acid ABC transporter permease, which codes for MKLLQSRYSGLLILAVVLAALPLVLPNSFYVDVAIRIALNAIVVIALNLLMGYTGQISLGHAGFYGLGAYASAGLTTHFNWPPLAALAAGAVATGVLAWVLARPVLKLKGHTLAMATLGLGIIISIVINNEQQWTGGPDGMAVSSFTLGSLAVAGETAWYAVAAVLLLLMTWLALNLIDSPVGRALQAIHGSEIAARVAGVDTTKFKVRVFVLSAVVASIAGSISAHYIGFITPGMAGFFHSIELVTMVVVGGMASVFGSIIGAALLTILPQLLQAFEGWEVVVFGVILMTTMIFLPRGLVPSVAQRLRARRG